One genomic region from Paramicrobacterium agarici encodes:
- a CDS encoding energy-coupling factor transporter transmembrane component T family protein, with the protein MSAETVPLAPSLAARINPVAKLIAALVISVTLLLSVDIVSAAVALVLTLALVGFAGLSARSFWIRTAPVWFAAPFAAITTVLYGEDAGAQLAGFGIATISEGSLMLGVAIMLRVLAIGIPGVVLMATTDPTELADGLSQVLKLPARFVLGALAGMRMIGLFIDDWRAMGRARRARGVADSQPIRRFAAQAFALLVLAIRRGSKLATAMEAKGFGSSTPRTWARESRFGTAEVVLVGIGVLIAAAAVSSALAVGTWSFVLA; encoded by the coding sequence ATGAGTGCCGAGACCGTGCCGCTCGCGCCGTCGCTCGCGGCGCGCATCAATCCCGTTGCCAAGCTCATCGCCGCGCTCGTGATCAGTGTCACGCTTCTGCTGTCTGTCGATATCGTCTCGGCAGCGGTCGCCCTCGTGCTCACGCTCGCGCTCGTCGGGTTCGCCGGCCTCAGCGCACGCTCATTCTGGATCCGGACGGCCCCCGTCTGGTTCGCAGCCCCCTTCGCAGCGATCACGACGGTTCTATACGGAGAAGACGCGGGTGCGCAACTGGCCGGATTCGGCATTGCGACGATCAGCGAGGGATCGCTGATGCTGGGCGTCGCCATCATGCTTCGCGTGCTCGCCATCGGCATTCCCGGTGTCGTGCTCATGGCGACGACTGATCCGACCGAACTCGCCGACGGACTGTCCCAGGTGCTGAAGCTCCCGGCGCGGTTCGTTCTCGGCGCTCTCGCGGGGATGCGCATGATCGGACTGTTCATCGACGATTGGCGAGCGATGGGCCGCGCGCGTCGCGCACGCGGCGTCGCAGATTCACAGCCGATTCGACGGTTCGCCGCGCAGGCTTTCGCCCTCCTGGTTCTTGCTATTCGCCGGGGCAGCAAGCTCGCGACGGCGATGGAAGCGAAGGGATTCGGCTCGTCGACCCCTCGTACGTGGGCACGCGAGTCCCGGTTTGGCACGGCGGAGGTCGTGCTCGTCGGCATCGGCGTGCTGATCGCCGCGGCCGCCGTCTCCAGCGCGCTCGCCGTGGGGACCTGGAGCTTCGTTCTTGCCTGA
- a CDS encoding ABC transporter ATP-binding protein gives MHNIDLTIEPGESVLLLGASGAGKSTLLHGLAGVLGGDEDGDQAGSIAVDGRHPADARGVVGLVLQDPDSQIVMARVGDDIAFACENLGIPRDEIWRRVRWALDAVGLDLALDHPTSQLSGGQVQRLVLAGILAMRPRLLLLDEPTANLDPDGVREVRDVVAHVARETGMTLVVVEHRVAVWQDVVTRTVVLEPGGGLLADGPTREVLSRQGARLAERGIWTPDHPPAVGAPPEREPGALLMRSEELAVGRVPFAQKRPVIAASDLTFDLNAGTTTAVVGVNGAGKSTLALTAAGLLPPAAGRLEAMPELRDGAATQPHRWRSRELLTRIGTVFQQPEHQFLTGRVRDELAVGPRALRLSDSEVRRRTDELLERLRLARVADANPFTLSGGEKRRLSVATVLASRPRMLVLDEPTFGQDATTWRELVLLLRGLVDEGACVVAVTHDGPLVDALADATIRLGSPEGVLR, from the coding sequence GTGCATAACATCGACCTGACGATCGAGCCAGGCGAGAGCGTGCTTCTGCTCGGAGCATCCGGTGCAGGAAAGTCCACGCTCCTGCACGGACTCGCGGGAGTTCTCGGGGGAGACGAAGACGGAGACCAGGCGGGCAGCATCGCCGTCGATGGGCGACACCCGGCTGATGCGCGCGGTGTCGTCGGTCTCGTACTCCAAGACCCCGACAGTCAGATCGTCATGGCGCGCGTGGGAGACGACATCGCCTTCGCATGCGAGAACCTCGGCATTCCCCGCGACGAAATCTGGCGCCGAGTTCGGTGGGCACTGGATGCGGTCGGGCTCGACCTTGCGCTCGACCACCCAACGTCTCAGCTGTCGGGCGGTCAGGTGCAGCGGCTCGTGCTGGCGGGCATTCTGGCCATGCGGCCGCGACTGCTGCTGCTCGACGAGCCCACGGCCAATCTCGATCCCGACGGCGTGCGCGAGGTGCGCGATGTCGTCGCACACGTCGCGCGAGAGACGGGAATGACTCTCGTCGTCGTCGAGCACCGCGTCGCTGTATGGCAGGACGTCGTGACGCGAACCGTCGTGCTCGAGCCCGGCGGAGGACTGCTCGCTGACGGGCCGACGCGCGAGGTCCTGTCAAGGCAGGGAGCGCGCCTCGCGGAGAGGGGCATCTGGACGCCAGATCACCCGCCGGCTGTCGGTGCGCCGCCGGAGCGCGAACCCGGTGCGCTTCTGATGCGGAGCGAAGAGCTCGCCGTCGGCCGGGTGCCGTTTGCGCAGAAGCGCCCCGTCATCGCGGCGTCCGATCTCACGTTTGATCTCAACGCCGGGACGACCACGGCCGTCGTCGGCGTCAACGGAGCGGGAAAGAGCACGCTTGCGCTCACCGCAGCAGGCCTCCTGCCGCCGGCGGCAGGACGTCTCGAGGCGATGCCAGAACTCAGGGACGGCGCCGCTACGCAGCCGCACCGGTGGCGGTCTCGAGAGCTGCTCACGCGCATCGGGACGGTTTTTCAGCAGCCCGAACATCAATTTCTGACCGGGCGAGTCAGAGACGAGCTCGCCGTCGGGCCGCGGGCGCTTCGGCTCAGCGACAGCGAGGTGAGACGGCGGACGGACGAGCTGCTTGAACGGCTACGGCTCGCTCGCGTCGCCGATGCCAATCCGTTCACGCTCTCAGGGGGCGAGAAGCGGCGCCTCTCGGTCGCGACGGTGCTCGCCTCTCGCCCGCGCATGCTCGTTCTCGATGAGCCGACGTTCGGGCAGGACGCGACGACCTGGCGCGAGCTCGTGCTGCTGCTTCGAGGACTCGTCGACGAAGGAGCGTGCGTCGTCGCTGTGACGCACGACGGCCCGCTCGTCGACGCCCTCGCCGACGCGACGATTCGTCTCGGCAGCCCCGAGGGAGTTCTGCGATGA
- a CDS encoding ECF transporter S component, with protein sequence MQTTKPVLGSTHRTLRWRVVDIVVASVIGVASGVVFLFWNIAYGPLSLPLAVTPGLSALLGGGWLFAGVLGGLIIRKPGAALFAEVVAATVSALVGNQWGFSTLIWGLVQGLGAEIVFALFLYGNYRVYVALLAGFGAGIAMAFLDTTFTDYAVLAPQFKVVYYVSAAVSGVVIAGLLSWAAMRGLASAGALSRFAAGREVRRKAS encoded by the coding sequence GTGCAGACAACCAAACCAGTCCTCGGGTCCACCCACCGCACGCTTCGCTGGCGCGTGGTCGATATCGTCGTCGCGAGCGTCATCGGCGTCGCGTCCGGTGTCGTCTTCTTATTCTGGAACATCGCATACGGGCCGCTCAGTCTGCCGCTCGCGGTTACGCCTGGACTCAGTGCGCTTCTCGGCGGCGGGTGGCTGTTCGCCGGCGTGCTCGGCGGACTGATCATCCGCAAGCCCGGCGCCGCGCTGTTTGCCGAGGTCGTCGCCGCGACGGTCTCCGCGCTGGTCGGCAATCAGTGGGGGTTCTCGACGCTCATCTGGGGACTTGTTCAAGGACTCGGCGCCGAAATCGTGTTCGCACTCTTCCTGTACGGGAACTACCGTGTGTATGTCGCGCTGCTGGCGGGCTTCGGCGCCGGAATCGCCATGGCATTTCTTGACACGACGTTCACGGACTACGCCGTGCTCGCTCCGCAGTTCAAAGTCGTCTATTACGTGAGCGCAGCGGTCTCCGGAGTCGTGATCGCGGGATTGCTGTCGTGGGCGGCAATGAGAGGACTCGCCTCGGCCGGCGCGCTGAGCCGCTTCGCCGCCGGCCGCGAGGTGCGCCGGAAGGCATCCTGA
- a CDS encoding spore germination protein GerW family protein: MGNVALDLADKFKSVGVTTVYGDVVDVDGVKIVPVALASYGFGAGEGDATGGLSSEKSAGAQGGGGGGGGMSMPVGAYIRTGDTVRFEPNLISLLAVGVPLVCVAGTALKGIIKALKK, translated from the coding sequence ATGGGAAACGTAGCGTTGGATCTCGCAGACAAGTTCAAGTCGGTCGGTGTCACGACGGTGTACGGAGACGTCGTCGACGTCGACGGAGTGAAGATCGTGCCCGTTGCACTCGCCTCATACGGGTTCGGCGCCGGAGAGGGAGACGCGACCGGCGGCCTCTCCTCAGAGAAGAGCGCAGGGGCACAGGGTGGCGGAGGCGGTGGCGGAGGCATGAGCATGCCCGTCGGCGCCTATATCCGCACGGGCGACACGGTGCGCTTCGAGCCCAACCTGATTTCGCTGCTCGCGGTCGGGGTTCCCCTCGTGTGCGTCGCAGGCACGGCTCTCAAGGGAATCATCAAGGCGCTCAAAAAGTAG
- the dinB gene encoding DNA polymerase IV: MSRQDGRARRVSGDDVDDSGATILHVDLDAFFASVELLDHPELRGLPVIVGGREGRSVVTTATYEARAYGVGSAMPMARALQLCPKAIVLPPRHDLYRDYSARVMSIFDDITPTVERLSIDEAFLDVRGARRLLGRPAAIARLIRRRVADETGLTCSVGAAGTKFIAKLASGMAKPDGLLVVPPAQTLDFLHPLPIRALAGVGGKTEEALLRLGLRTVADVAEVPPSVLRSALGMATAERLHALASGQDPRSVVTERVEKSVGHEVTFHEDVTDEALLERELLRLSDRVGARLRAGGVAAEGVALKLRYSDFTTLNRSRRLPEPTNVARRLYESSLELFRELQVSGRPVRLIGVRAERLTDGAPSMSLWDPDEEWRDAENTVDALRGRFGADAVTAASLLSPRPSTAGGTRHPGQRAT; this comes from the coding sequence ATGTCACGTCAAGACGGTCGCGCCCGCCGCGTCTCAGGCGACGACGTCGACGATTCAGGTGCGACCATTCTGCACGTCGACCTCGACGCGTTCTTCGCGTCGGTCGAGCTGCTCGATCATCCGGAGCTGCGCGGGCTGCCCGTGATCGTCGGCGGTCGCGAGGGGCGGTCTGTTGTGACAACGGCGACGTACGAGGCGCGAGCATACGGTGTCGGCTCGGCGATGCCGATGGCGCGTGCCCTTCAGCTGTGCCCGAAGGCGATCGTGCTGCCACCGCGCCACGACCTCTATCGCGACTACTCGGCACGCGTCATGAGCATCTTCGACGACATCACTCCGACCGTCGAGCGTCTGAGCATCGATGAGGCGTTTCTCGATGTGCGGGGCGCTCGCCGCCTGCTCGGACGTCCCGCGGCGATAGCTCGGCTGATTCGGCGCCGCGTCGCCGATGAGACGGGGCTGACGTGCTCTGTCGGCGCTGCGGGGACGAAGTTCATCGCAAAGCTCGCCTCGGGCATGGCAAAGCCCGACGGCCTTCTCGTCGTACCGCCCGCACAGACGCTTGATTTTCTGCATCCACTCCCGATCCGGGCTCTGGCCGGCGTCGGCGGAAAGACGGAGGAGGCTCTGCTGAGGCTCGGACTGCGCACCGTCGCTGACGTGGCCGAGGTTCCCCCTTCCGTTTTGCGCTCGGCCCTCGGTATGGCCACGGCCGAGCGTCTGCACGCTCTCGCGTCGGGGCAAGACCCGCGAAGCGTGGTGACCGAACGCGTCGAGAAGAGCGTCGGCCACGAGGTCACGTTCCACGAAGACGTGACAGACGAGGCTCTGCTGGAACGTGAGCTTCTGCGACTGAGCGACAGAGTGGGGGCGCGACTGCGGGCAGGCGGCGTCGCGGCTGAAGGAGTCGCTCTCAAGCTGCGTTACAGCGACTTCACGACGCTCAACCGTTCCCGCAGGCTCCCCGAACCCACGAACGTGGCCAGACGGCTCTACGAATCGAGCCTCGAGCTGTTCCGCGAACTGCAGGTGAGCGGCAGACCGGTGCGCCTCATCGGAGTGCGCGCAGAACGGCTTACCGATGGAGCACCGTCGATGAGTCTGTGGGACCCCGACGAAGAGTGGCGAGATGCTGAGAACACGGTGGATGCTCTCAGAGGACGATTCGGCGCCGACGCCGTTACGGCAGCATCCCTTCTCTCGCCCCGGCCGTCGACCGCTGGCGGAACCCGCCATCCTGGGCAGCGCGCAACCTGA
- the gatB gene encoding Asp-tRNA(Asn)/Glu-tRNA(Gln) amidotransferase subunit GatB gives MSTAELMDFDEAIEKFEPVLGFEVHVELGTKTKMFSAAPNGFGDAPNTNVSPVCLGLPGSLPVVNEQAVRYSISLGLALGCSIAESSSFARKNYFYPDLAKNYQISQYDEPIAFEGEVEVELSDGSIRRIPIERAHMEEDAGKLTHVGTSGRIQGADHSLVDYNRAGVPLVEIVTHPIFGAGALAPEIAKAYVATIRDIVISLGISEARMERGNLRCDANVSLRPWGQEKLGTRTETKNVNSMRSVERAVRYEIRRQAAILDAGGAITQETRHWHEDTGTTSAGRPKSDADDYRYFPEPDLLPVVPSAELIEELKAALPEPPAARRRRLKAEWGFTDLEFQDVQNGGLVNEVAATIAEGAAPAAARKWWTGEISRLANARGDEPTALITPANVAELTTLVDEGTLTDKLARQVLEGVIDGEGTPSDVVEKRGLAVVSDDGALIAAIDEALAAQPDVMQKIKDGKVQAAGAIIGAVMKAMRGQADAARVRELILERAAE, from the coding sequence ATGTCGACTGCTGAACTCATGGACTTCGACGAAGCGATTGAGAAGTTCGAGCCGGTCCTCGGCTTCGAGGTGCACGTGGAACTCGGCACGAAGACGAAGATGTTCTCTGCGGCGCCGAACGGATTCGGAGACGCGCCGAACACGAACGTATCGCCGGTCTGCCTCGGCCTTCCCGGATCGCTGCCCGTCGTCAACGAGCAGGCGGTCAGGTATTCGATCAGCCTCGGACTGGCGCTGGGGTGCTCGATCGCCGAATCGTCATCGTTCGCGCGCAAGAACTACTTCTACCCCGATCTGGCGAAGAACTATCAGATCTCGCAGTACGACGAGCCCATCGCCTTCGAGGGCGAGGTTGAGGTGGAACTCTCCGACGGCAGCATCCGTCGCATTCCCATCGAGCGCGCGCACATGGAGGAGGATGCCGGAAAGCTCACGCACGTGGGCACGAGCGGCCGCATTCAGGGCGCCGATCATTCGCTCGTCGACTACAACCGCGCAGGCGTCCCCCTTGTCGAGATCGTCACCCACCCGATCTTCGGGGCCGGGGCTCTCGCACCGGAGATCGCAAAGGCGTACGTGGCGACGATTCGCGACATCGTGATCTCGCTCGGCATCTCCGAGGCGCGCATGGAGCGGGGAAACCTGCGGTGCGACGCGAATGTCTCACTGCGCCCGTGGGGTCAGGAGAAGCTCGGCACGCGCACGGAGACGAAGAACGTCAACTCGATGCGTTCGGTGGAGCGTGCCGTACGGTACGAGATCCGTCGTCAGGCGGCGATTCTCGACGCGGGCGGCGCGATCACCCAGGAGACGCGACACTGGCACGAAGACACGGGAACGACGTCGGCCGGTCGTCCGAAGAGCGATGCCGACGACTACCGGTACTTCCCAGAGCCTGACCTCCTGCCCGTCGTGCCGAGCGCTGAGCTGATCGAGGAGCTCAAGGCAGCCCTGCCCGAGCCGCCCGCAGCCCGCCGCCGACGCCTCAAGGCCGAGTGGGGCTTCACCGACCTGGAGTTCCAAGACGTTCAGAACGGCGGGCTCGTGAACGAGGTCGCAGCGACGATCGCCGAGGGTGCCGCGCCCGCTGCCGCGCGCAAGTGGTGGACGGGAGAGATCAGCCGACTCGCGAATGCTCGCGGTGACGAGCCGACCGCGCTCATCACGCCCGCGAATGTCGCCGAGCTCACCACGCTCGTCGATGAGGGAACCCTCACAGACAAGCTGGCGCGTCAGGTGCTCGAGGGCGTCATCGACGGCGAGGGCACACCGAGCGACGTCGTCGAGAAGCGCGGACTCGCCGTCGTCTCTGACGATGGAGCGCTGATTGCCGCGATCGACGAGGCGCTTGCTGCTCAGCCCGACGTGATGCAGAAGATCAAGGACGGCAAGGTGCAGGCTGCCGGCGCGATCATCGGCGCGGTCATGAAGGCCATGCGCGGTCAGGCGGACGCCGCTCGAGTGCGCGAGCTCATTCTCGAACGCGCGGCAGAGTAG
- the gatA gene encoding Asp-tRNA(Asn)/Glu-tRNA(Gln) amidotransferase subunit GatA, with translation MGEITALSAADLAAKLASGEISSVEATRAHLDRIAAVDGDVHAFLHVSDHALDVASDIDARRSAGEELGPIAGVPLAIKDVLVTTDMPSTSGSRILEGYMSPFDATAVERSRRAGLVPLGKTNMDEFAMGSSTEHSAFGPTRNPWDLERIPGGSGGGSAAAVAALEAPLALGSDTGGSIRQPAHVTGTVGVKPTYGAVSRYGAIALASSLDQIGPVSRTVLDAGLLHDAIQGHDPRDSTSLTDTWGSMADAARAGARGEGVEGLKVGVISDLIGEGIQDGVATRFREALDVLEKNGAEIVEVSAPHFEYAVAAYYLILPAEASSNLARFDSVRFGLRVTPESGGTVEQVMAASREAGFGPEVKRRIILGTYALSAGYYDAYYGSAQKVRTLIQRDFANAFSQVDVLASPSAPTTAFRFGEKLDDPMAMYLNDVTTIPANLAGVPGISVPVGLAPEDGLPVGIQFMAPAREDARLYQVGASLEALLESSWGHTLMSQAPQLGGTR, from the coding sequence ATGGGCGAGATCACCGCACTGTCAGCTGCCGACCTGGCGGCGAAGCTCGCGTCGGGCGAGATCAGCTCCGTTGAGGCTACCCGGGCTCACCTCGATCGCATTGCAGCCGTCGACGGAGACGTTCACGCGTTCCTCCACGTGTCGGATCACGCTCTCGACGTGGCCTCAGATATCGACGCTCGGCGTTCGGCGGGTGAGGAGCTCGGGCCGATCGCCGGTGTGCCGCTCGCGATCAAAGACGTGCTCGTGACGACCGACATGCCGTCGACGTCGGGAAGCCGCATCCTTGAGGGATACATGTCGCCGTTCGACGCCACAGCTGTTGAGCGGTCGCGCCGTGCCGGGCTCGTTCCGCTCGGCAAAACGAACATGGACGAATTCGCCATGGGGTCGTCAACCGAGCACTCCGCATTCGGGCCGACGCGCAATCCGTGGGACCTCGAGCGCATTCCCGGCGGCTCGGGCGGCGGCTCTGCCGCAGCTGTCGCGGCGCTCGAGGCACCTCTTGCCCTCGGCAGCGACACGGGCGGTTCCATCCGTCAGCCCGCCCACGTCACGGGCACGGTCGGCGTGAAGCCGACGTACGGCGCGGTCAGCCGCTACGGTGCCATTGCGCTTGCCTCGTCGCTCGACCAGATCGGCCCGGTCTCGCGGACCGTTCTCGATGCCGGTCTGCTTCACGACGCTATTCAGGGTCACGACCCGCGCGATTCGACGTCGCTCACCGACACGTGGGGGTCGATGGCGGATGCTGCCAGAGCAGGAGCTCGCGGCGAGGGCGTCGAGGGGCTCAAGGTCGGCGTGATCTCTGATCTCATCGGCGAGGGCATTCAAGACGGAGTCGCGACGCGCTTTCGCGAAGCACTCGACGTGCTGGAGAAGAACGGCGCAGAGATCGTCGAGGTTTCGGCACCGCACTTCGAGTACGCCGTCGCCGCCTACTACCTGATCCTCCCCGCCGAAGCATCGTCGAACCTCGCGCGCTTCGACTCCGTGCGCTTCGGCCTCCGCGTCACCCCAGAATCGGGAGGCACCGTCGAGCAGGTCATGGCCGCCTCGCGCGAAGCCGGATTCGGACCCGAGGTGAAGCGCCGCATCATCTTGGGCACCTATGCCCTCAGCGCCGGATACTACGACGCCTACTACGGCAGTGCTCAGAAGGTTCGCACCCTCATTCAGCGCGACTTCGCCAACGCGTTCTCGCAGGTCGACGTGCTCGCGAGCCCGAGTGCGCCGACGACGGCGTTCCGTTTCGGCGAGAAGCTCGACGACCCCATGGCCATGTACCTCAATGACGTCACGACGATCCCGGCCAACCTTGCGGGCGTGCCCGGCATCAGCGTTCCGGTCGGTCTCGCTCCCGAAGACGGTCTTCCCGTCGGCATCCAGTTCATGGCACCGGCCCGCGAGGACGCACGCCTGTATCAGGTCGGGGCATCGCTCGAGGCCCTGCTCGAATCGTCGTGGGGGCACACACTCATGTCACAAGCACCGCAGCTGGGAGGAACGCGCTGA
- the gatC gene encoding Asp-tRNA(Asn)/Glu-tRNA(Gln) amidotransferase subunit GatC, which yields MSEISEEQVAHLASLARIALTDDEITSLTSDLDQIVDSIAKVQEVATDDVPATSHPIPLRNVYRPDVVGDTLTQKQALQNAPDDDGERFVVSAILGEEQ from the coding sequence ATGTCTGAAATTTCCGAGGAGCAGGTGGCGCACTTGGCGAGCCTCGCTCGTATCGCGCTCACCGACGATGAGATCACGAGTCTCACATCGGACCTTGACCAGATCGTTGACAGCATCGCGAAAGTTCAGGAGGTGGCGACTGACGACGTTCCGGCGACGAGCCACCCGATCCCGCTGCGCAACGTCTATCGTCCCGACGTCGTCGGCGACACGCTGACGCAGAAGCAGGCGCTCCAGAACGCGCCAGACGATGACGGAGAGCGCTTCGTCGTGTCGGCGATCCTGGGAGAGGAGCAGTAA
- a CDS encoding long-chain-fatty-acid--CoA ligase produces the protein MKHDDDAPWLSSYAPNVPPTIDEQTGSLGDIVAESARAFPDAVALEFFGSETTYAELDESVSRVAEGLRRRGVDHGDRVAIVLPNCPQHIIAFYAVLRLGAIVVEHNPLYTARELRHQFEDHGASTAIVWNNVVDTVKDFPDDVAVDTLISVDVVRSLPATMRLALRLPLKKARESRRALTTPVSGTIRWDQLTDSEPLAGDHPSPSEHDVAVIQYTSGTTGSPKGAVLTHSNLLSNAAQARAWVPTITRGDCVVYAVLPMFHAYGLTLCLTFAMSMGARLVLFPKFDPDLVLKVMRKHPPTFFPAVPPIAQRLLTAAVDKGVSLRGTEICISGAMPLSQDLVEPWEEASHGYLVEGYGLSECSPVLMANPVSDARKAGTVGLPLPSTSVRVVDPENPSADVNAGEPGELIVRGPQVFSGYFNKPDETAAVFTEDGWFRTGDIVTLDDDGFVTVVDRMKELIITGGFNVSPSEVENALRSHPSVDDAAVVGMPSEHSGEDVVAAVTPASGASIDPEELRTFARSILTPYKVPRRIVQVEELPTSLIGKVLRKKVRESLLTR, from the coding sequence GTGAAGCACGATGACGACGCCCCATGGCTGAGCAGCTATGCACCGAACGTTCCGCCCACGATCGACGAGCAGACCGGCTCCCTCGGTGACATTGTCGCCGAGTCCGCTCGGGCGTTTCCGGATGCTGTCGCACTGGAGTTCTTCGGATCCGAGACCACGTACGCCGAGCTCGACGAGTCCGTGAGCCGCGTCGCCGAGGGGCTCCGCCGTCGGGGCGTCGATCACGGCGACCGTGTCGCGATCGTGCTGCCGAACTGTCCCCAGCACATCATCGCGTTCTACGCGGTTCTGCGCCTCGGTGCCATTGTCGTCGAGCACAATCCGCTGTACACAGCGCGGGAGCTTCGACACCAGTTCGAAGATCACGGCGCGTCGACGGCCATCGTCTGGAACAACGTCGTTGACACCGTCAAGGACTTTCCCGACGACGTCGCCGTCGACACGCTCATCTCCGTCGATGTGGTCAGATCGCTCCCCGCGACGATGCGGCTGGCGCTCAGACTGCCGCTCAAGAAGGCTCGGGAATCACGTCGAGCACTCACGACGCCCGTGAGCGGCACGATTCGTTGGGATCAGCTGACGGACTCGGAACCGCTCGCCGGCGACCATCCGTCGCCCTCAGAGCACGACGTCGCCGTGATTCAGTACACGAGCGGCACGACGGGCTCGCCCAAGGGCGCGGTTCTCACGCACAGCAATCTCCTCTCGAATGCAGCACAGGCACGCGCCTGGGTTCCGACAATCACGCGCGGTGATTGTGTCGTCTACGCCGTGCTGCCGATGTTCCACGCGTACGGGCTCACGCTGTGCCTGACGTTCGCGATGAGCATGGGAGCTCGGCTCGTGCTCTTCCCCAAGTTCGATCCCGATCTCGTGCTCAAGGTCATGCGCAAGCATCCGCCGACATTCTTCCCCGCTGTGCCGCCGATCGCCCAGCGATTGCTGACGGCTGCCGTTGACAAGGGTGTCTCACTGCGGGGAACCGAGATCTGCATCTCCGGGGCCATGCCGCTGTCTCAGGACCTCGTCGAGCCGTGGGAGGAAGCGTCGCACGGCTACCTCGTCGAGGGCTACGGACTGAGCGAGTGCTCCCCCGTGCTCATGGCCAATCCGGTCTCCGATGCGCGCAAAGCGGGAACCGTCGGCCTTCCGCTCCCCAGCACGAGCGTTCGCGTCGTCGATCCCGAGAACCCGTCAGCCGACGTCAACGCAGGCGAGCCTGGAGAGCTCATCGTTCGCGGACCGCAGGTCTTCAGCGGCTACTTCAATAAGCCCGACGAGACGGCTGCCGTGTTCACCGAAGACGGGTGGTTCCGCACGGGAGACATCGTGACTCTCGACGACGACGGCTTCGTCACGGTTGTCGATCGCATGAAGGAGCTCATCATCACGGGCGGGTTCAACGTCTCGCCGTCCGAGGTCGAGAACGCGCTCCGGTCGCACCCGAGCGTCGACGATGCGGCGGTCGTCGGCATGCCGAGCGAGCACTCAGGCGAAGATGTCGTCGCTGCGGTCACACCGGCCTCGGGAGCGTCGATCGACCCTGAGGAGCTACGGACGTTCGCGCGCAGCATCCTCACCCCCTACAAGGTTCCGCGACGCATCGTTCAGGTCGAAGAGCTGCCGACATCGCTCATCGGCAAGGTGCTGCGCAAGAAGGTTCGCGAGTCACTCCTCACGCGCTGA